The genomic segment ctttgttatttaataaaaattaaaagaaataaaaacaaataaaaaatttgaccaTTTGAAATAAGAATAAGAAAGGCATCTTTATAGGtaaacttttttttactttattaacGCGCACcattgttttctaattattttaccataatatttattgtttaaacaACATCTTATCATCGcagtaaaatcaaaatttaattaaaatataataataatttgataaattaaacataaatatattaaaataatataaaaacaatacatCACGGGGCATGTCGATGCGGAAGACTTTTTAAAAGTGATGCTAAACTCAGTCCAGCTCAATAGATTAATATGAAGATGACTCGTctcaagttttaaataaaaccaaatagaAGTTAACTCGATATAACCCAATCAACCTAActgaaaaaaacatgattaggtCAAAACCTAGTTtgatttaagaagaaaattcaagacCATGTTGTTCTAACCCTTTCTTTCTGTATGCTAAGAGAATAACGTCTTGGATCAACTTAGATTGACATGTCAAACCCACAGTTTCGATTATAAACCCAATTAGATttaattgctttgttttttgaaatattttttaatttaatcgtGCTATAATGAAAATTGATCTGCGAAGcaactagataaatattttaaaataaaaggcaccTAACCAATGCTAACAGTATCACCCAACTTTTTAAGGTTTACAATAGTGACTTTGGTATCACAATTAactcttttaataaaattgatagtaCAATTCAATGTTCTAATATCTCTATATCTCGCTAGATAgcatttaaaagatttaaaggtGTTTAAGTATAGTAAATATGAGATAAAATACTTGTATGCTAGAATATAAAGGTTGTAATAGTACTAATTAGAgtatataaacaataattaatgattttgatatgtttttaaacttataatAGCTTTCATATCATATAGATTTAGATTacattcataattttataattagacaagttatatatatatatcaaaaattaattgtatatAGTTGTTACAATCTCATCAATAACTGATTTGGATTGGTTAAATCAATCGATTTACtgatttctataaaattttcagATGTTCATCATAAATGAACAAGTAATTGATCAATTTACCTTATTAAGTTAAACAATTAATCGgttcatttaataaaattaaatattaacaaattaattaaataaaaatatctgatTCGCGGTGAAGCCGCATATCACATTAGTTGTGAATAATATTGTGTCTCTTGGGGCACATTaactttccttcttcttttgaaaCAGCTTAATCAATATATCAACCGTtaccttttaatatttatttataatcttgATATAGTTTTTGTAATTACCATACTCATTATATTAAGTTGCTAAATTCGGAGTTATCACGAGACTCTCCTCCTCATCCTCCGAGCATCAGGggcttctaatattttttttttcctagctaTTTCTTATgtaccaataaataaataataatcgaTGGTCAACTCTGGTGAATATATGATTTAGAGATTAAGTTatcattttttgaaaacaacaggaataaaatataattcagagGTGTTTTAAATAGGAGTTtaactatattgttttaaaaaaattaatttttttagtttagataatattttttaatgtttttaaatacattgatataaaaataatttttgaaaaataaaaaaataatattttaatatatttctaaaaaaaattaaaatctgctGCAGTCCAAAAACACTGCGGTAACACTCAACAAAATAACCAGCCCAGTCAGAACGCACTCAGCTTGCTTGCTTCCATCCCCCAAACAACCAAACAAGCAAACAGAAGGAGACGTCAGATATGGAGAATCAACAAGGAGACAGCTCAATAATATCAGACCAGGTAAAGGTCAACGGAAATCTAACCCCGTTAACTCTAACAACAGAAGGAGAGCTCCAGTGGACGACGGAGAAAGGTCAACATAGTCTGACCGTGGAAAAAGAGGTGCTTGGATTCACAATTCAAGGatccaaaataataatcaaagcaGTTACAGAAAAACGAGACGGAATCTTCTGTTCCGCATCCGCAGGAGCTCTGGTGAGgaaggattttgtttttgaaccgttaaGTGATGAATCACTGTACCTTTGGTGTCAACATCTCCGTGATTACATTAATTCTTTAGGTAATTAATGAGTAACTgcctcttaattaattattagttaataataattagttaattgattttgttgttgtttttgcgTGATGATAGGGAGGCCGAAGAGGTTGTTTATATTTGTCAATCCATTTGGAGGGAAGAAATCGGCTTTGaagatatattttgatgtgGTTAAACCTTTGCTTGAAGATGCTGATGTCCAAATTACAGTTCAAGGTAGAAAATTATCTGTGTATTGATTATTATTGATgacatgttttttgtttgtgattGATTGAGTAATGCTAGAGgtattgcttcttcttcttcttcttctttttattaaaatcgaATAGCGGTGAATGTATTGTTTCAATAAAATGAATAATGTAGCACCTCGATTAGTGGGTTCCACGGATGAGCTCGATAGTCTGCGTTACTGGTTTGTGTTTGTGGAATGTAGCATCAGGTaaaaagttttgcttttgtTTGTGTTATTGATGATGATTATGTTGTCAGAAACTAAATATCAGCTCCATGCTAAGGAGGTTGTTAGCGCGATGGACCTTACGAAATATGATGGTATTGTTTGTGTCAGTGGAGATGGTATACTCGTTGAGGTTAGCTGGCTTATGTTTTTGTGTTATTGTTTAAAATGTGTTGTTTgcgtttttgttttattgctaAACGGTGACCCTTTTAGTATCTGGTATgttgttgtgttttttctttctttcttattagTGCTGTACTTTTTAGTAGGTGGTAAATGGACTTTTAGAAAGAGAAGATTGGAATGCTGCAATAAAGATGCCTCTTGGAACGGTTCCTGCAGGTTTGttgttcttgtttctttcttggTGCATAATTCTTGTTTGCCATGGACTGTTCATAGATCACAGGTTCAGTTATGGTTGGTGTGCCTTGGGAACTGATTGTAAAATTTCTTTATCAATGAACTACTAAGTTGTTAAATTTTAGCGGCTCTTGGTTTTGTCCTGTTAATAAATGTTACCCAGGTGTAAATTTCTAAATTGGTTGTCTGAACTATTGAGTACAAAAATTCCAAAGCTGACGCAACTCCGAGCATTCAGACTCCAGCAAAGCCTCCCTAAAAGTATAGTCTTGTGTAATCTATACTGTACAGGCTGTATAATTTTCTCCACAACATTATTTGTAACTTTCTAGATGttctttttatgattgtaaCCTATTTTGGATCTTTTCATTCCATATTTTAAATTGCAGTTCAGGATTTTGCATTGCATAGATCAGTACCTTATTTGTGGTTTTGATAATTAACACAAATTATATCTGGATGCAGGCACAGGAAATGGCATGGTAAAATCTACTCTGGATTCTGCTGGTGAACCATGTACAGCATCTAATGCTGTGGTTGCTATTATACGAGGTTGAACACAGCCTTTTAACTTTAAGCTTTCCATGTTTAAAATATGCAGAATTTTGCTTTTGTCATTCATTGGAGTTCATTGATCAATGAGTTTCTGTTTTATGTTTTCACTTGCTGTCAGGCCATAAGTGCTCACTGGATGTAGCTACTATCTTGCAAGGAGATACCAAATTCTTTAGTGTC from the Populus nigra chromosome 9, ddPopNigr1.1, whole genome shotgun sequence genome contains:
- the LOC133702630 gene encoding sphingosine kinase 1 isoform X1; the encoded protein is MENQQGDSSIISDQVKVNGNLTPLTLTTEGELQWTTEKGQHSLTVEKEVLGFTIQGSKIIIKAVTEKRDGIFCSASAGALVRKDFVFEPLSDESLYLWCQHLRDYINSLGRPKRLFIFVNPFGGKKSALKIYFDVVKPLLEDADVQITVQETKYQLHAKEVVSAMDLTKYDGIVCVSGDGILVEVVNGLLEREDWNAAIKMPLGTVPAGTGNGMVKSTLDSAGEPCTASNAVVAIIRGHKCSLDVATILQGDTKFFSVLMFAWGLVADIDIESEKYRWMGSARLDFYGLQRMLCLRQYSGRISFVPAPGFEAYGEPTRYNGEFTSTQSSINPGQEQHVKAEQYSYQGPDVDLTNLEWRTINGPFISVWLHNVPWGGEGTMAAPDAKFADGNLDLILIKDCPKLGLLALMTNLSDGGHVKSPHVMYLKVKAFILEPGQRTKDPTRGGIIDIDGEVLARGNGTYKHDQKTLMTYDKLQITVDQGLATLFCPVQQ